Proteins encoded within one genomic window of Agelaius phoeniceus isolate bAgePho1 chromosome Z, bAgePho1.hap1, whole genome shotgun sequence:
- the WDR41 gene encoding WD repeat-containing protein 41, with the protein MLRWLIGGGREPQGLAEKSSVQTIGEEQIQNPYTELLVLKGHQDIVRFLVQIDDFRFASAGDDGIIFLWNAQTGEKLHELHGHTHKITAIAPFSSSDVAEKKTNLIITASADRTVIVWDCTSGRQVQKVSCFQSTVKCLTVLQRLNVWLSGGSDLCVWNQKLDLLCKTSHLTDAGISALVELPKNCVAAAVGKELIIFRLSASNNGYEGWNILEVKRLVDHQDNISSLVSVNDLTFVTGSHIGELIVWDSLDWTKQASECNFWDSVHPDVQPEIKLSQSPHETSVQHLTSDEECVFAAVGKGIYVYNLQMKRVIACQRTAHDSSVLHIEKLPNRQLISCSEDGSVRIWELREKQQLPAEPVPTGFFNMWGFGRTNKQANQAAKKMQENTPVYFLELVGDLIGHSSAVQMFLYFGELGLATCSADHLIILWKDGERESSLRSLTLFKKLAQNGDLQLKL; encoded by the exons ATGCTGCGCTGGCTGATCGGCGGCGGCCGGGAGCCGCAGGGCTTGGCCGAG AAATCCTCTGTACAGACAATTGGTGAAGAGCAAATACAGAATCCTTACACGGAGCTCCTTGTGTTGAAAGGTCATCAAGATATAGTACGATTTCTAGTGCAAATAGATGATTTCAG gtttGCATCTGCAGGAGATGATGGAATCATATTTCTGTGGAATGCTCAG actGGAGAAAAACTTCATGAACTTCATggccacacacacaaaattacAGCTATAGCACCGTTTTCTTCATCAGATGTTGCTGAAAAAAAAACTAACTTGATTATAACAGCATCAGCTGATAGAACAGTTATT GTTTGGGACTGCACTAGTGGCAGACAGGTTCAAAAAGTGTCATGTTTCCAGTCCACTGTAAAG TGTTTGACAGTTCTTCAAAGACTGAATGTATGGTTGTCTGGAGGGAGTGATCTATGTGTTTGGAACCAAAAATTAGATCTCTTGTGTAAGACCAGTCATCTTACTGATGCAG GCATCAGTGCTTTGGTTGAATTGCCCAAAAATTGTGTTGCAGCAGCAGTTGGCAAAGAGCTAA TTATTTTTAGGCTGAGTGCTTCTAACAATGGGTATGAAGGTTGGAATATTCTTGAAGTAAAGCGCCTTGTTGACCATCAGGATAACATTTCATCATTAGTCAGTGTTAATG ATTTGACTTTTGTGACAGGTTCTCATATAGGTGAGTTAATAGTTTGGGATTCGCTTGACTGGACAAAGCAGGCATCTGAGTGCAACTTCTGGGACTCTGTCCATCCAGATGTACAACCAGAAATAAAGTTATCCCAAAGCCCACATGAAACTTCAGTTCAACACTTAACATCTGATGAGGAG TGTGTGTTTGCTGCTGTTGGGAAAGGCATATACGTATATAATCTTCAAATGAAGCGTGTGATTGCCTGCCAGAGAACTGCTCATGACTCCTCTGTGCTGCACATTGAGAAGCTTCCAAACAG GCAGCTGATCTCCTGTTCAGAAGATGGCAGTGTGCGCATTTGGGAActcagagaaaagcagcagctgccagctgaaCCAGTTCCGACAG gGTTTTTCAACATGTGGGGATTTGGAAGGACAAACAAGCAGGCAAACCAAGCTGCTAAGAAGATGCAGGAGAATACACCTGTGTATTTCTTGGAGCTGGTTGGTGATTTGATTGGTCATTCATCAGCTGTGCAG ATGTTCCTGTACTTTGGTGAACTGGGATTGGCTACATGCTCTGCTGACCACCTCATTATTTTGTGGAAGGATGGTGAACGAGAATCTAGCCTCCGCAGTTTAACACTATTTAAAAAATTGGCACAAAATGGTGATTTGCAGCTCAAACTTTAA